The Anaerolineales bacterium genome contains the following window.
GCGATCTGGCTGCAGCAATTGGGATTGTACTGGGAATTAGCCCAACCTAAAACAAGGAGTTCACGTGACAGGGTCTGCAACCGGGGAGCTCAGGTCAGCGTGCTTGTCGCCGTCGGCCTGCCCTACCAGCTCGGCGGCGGAGCGCTCGTTGGCCTCCCCCGGCCCGCCGAGCATCATGGCCAACTCGGTCAGGCGCTCCGCCTCGGTGAGTGGACCGATGGTGGTGAAGGTGCGTCCGGCGCGCTGCACTTTTTCCACCCGGAAGTGCTGGTCGGCATAGGCTGCCAGCTGCGGCAAGTGGGTGACACACAGCACCTGATGCTGGCGCGCCAGACGCCACAGCTTGCGCCCGACGGTGCTGCCCACCCGGCCGCCGATGCCCTGGTCGATCTCATCGAAGATCAGCGTCGGGGTGCGGTCGGCACGAGCCAACACACTCTTCAAGCCGAGCATCAGCCGCGAGGTTTCGCCGCCCGAGGCGATTTTTACCAGCGGCTTCAGTCCTTCGCCGGGATTTGGCGCCACCAGGAACTCGACCCGGTCGCTGCCGTGGGCGTGGAAGGCCACACGCCGGCCTTCGATGAACAATCCTTCGGGGTCCTCTTGCTGCTGGAGATCTACGCCGAAGCGGGCGCCCGCCATGCGTAGGTCGTCCAGCTCAGTCCCGATGTCCGCCGCCAGGCTCTCTCCGGCCCGGGCCCGCGCCTGGCTGAGCGCCTGTGCGGCGGAACCCAGGGCATGCAGCAATTGCGCCTCCTGGGCGGAGAGCTCCGCCAGCCGCTCTTCGGCGTGCGTGATCGTATCCAGCTCGCGGCCAGCCGCCTCGGCGTGTGCCAGCACGCTTTCCAGGCTGTCGCCGTACTTGCGCATCAGACTCCGCAGCAGTCCGAGGCGCTCCTCAACCTCATCCAGCCGCCGGGGGTTGAACTCGATCGATTCGCGGTACTCCCGCAGACGCTTTGCCAGGTCCGCCGTCTGCTCAAGCAGCCCCTGCAATTCCAGGGGAAGCTCGGCCAGGCTGGTGTCCACCCGCGCCAGCGAGTGCAGCGCCTGCGCCGCCTCACCCAGACGGTCGACCGCCGTCGGCCGTTCATCGATCGCCTCGTCCAGGCTGCTGGCGGCCAGGGCAGCCAGCGAGGCCAGCTGTTCGGCATTCGCCAGGCGCGTCCTCTCCTCCGCCAGCACAGCCTCTTCCCCGGGCTTGATCTGGGCCGACTCGATCTCGCGAATCTGGAAAGTCAGGTATTCGGACCGGCGGGCAGCATCCCGCTCGGCCTGGCGCAGCGCGGCCAACAGCCGGCGGACGTCGCTCAGTAGGGTGTAGCCGGCTTCATACTCGGCCCGCAGCCCACCGTTGTGGGCGAATCGATCCAGCAGTTCCAGGTGCTCGCCCACTCGCAGCAGGCTCAAATGCTCGGACTGCCCGTGCACATCCACCAGCTGCTCACCGATCTCGCGCAGCAGGTTCAGGCCGACCGAGCGGCCGTTTACCCGACAGATATTCCGGCCCTCGCGCCGGATCTCTCGCACCAGCGAGACGCATGCCGGATCGTCCGCCAGGCCTTCCGCCTCCAGCCGGGCATTCA
Protein-coding sequences here:
- the recN gene encoding DNA repair protein RecN produces the protein MLRHLHIRDFAIIDELELELAGGFVVLTGETGAGKSILVDAVELILGGRAETTFVRAQAPAALVEADFEIPPENQGSLNARLEAEGLADDPACVSLVREIRREGRNICRVNGRSVGLNLLREIGEQLVDVHGQSEHLSLLRVGEHLELLDRFAHNGGLRAEYEAGYTLLSDVRRLLAALRQAERDAARRSEYLTFQIREIESAQIKPGEEAVLAEERTRLANAEQLASLAALAASSLDEAIDERPTAVDRLGEAAQALHSLARVDTSLAELPLELQGLLEQTADLAKRLREYRESIEFNPRRLDEVEERLGLLRSLMRKYGDSLESVLAHAEAAGRELDTITHAEERLAELSAQEAQLLHALGSAAQALSQARARAGESLAADIGTELDDLRMAGARFGVDLQQQEDPEGLFIEGRRVAFHAHGSDRVEFLVAPNPGEGLKPLVKIASGGETSRLMLGLKSVLARADRTPTLIFDEIDQGIGGRVGSTVGRKLWRLARQHQVLCVTHLPQLAAYADQHFRVEKVQRAGRTFTTIGPLTEAERLTELAMMLGGPGEANERSAAELVGQADGDKHADLSSPVADPVT